A genomic segment from Tuwongella immobilis encodes:
- a CDS encoding GNAT family N-acetyltransferase: MENSPMVEQVSGGLLDPPRIDIGGAYLRPLRLDDVDAIHAYLRDPRVTELTSFPVVSLALAEAIINRSLTRWAAGEPSRWGIALPHDDQIVGTCGFVDWSRDHRWADLAYDLSVAQWGQGLMKRAITAALRWAFQCHQIDRVQAFVRVDNERSARLLERCGFTREGCLRDYRVCRGRRYDFSIYGLLRSDAKATESLAPEIGHIIPPGRNT; encoded by the coding sequence ATGGAGAACTCCCCGATGGTGGAGCAAGTGTCGGGAGGCCTCCTGGATCCTCCGAGGATCGATATCGGCGGGGCGTACCTGCGGCCACTGCGCCTGGACGATGTCGATGCCATCCATGCTTACCTCCGCGATCCACGTGTGACGGAGCTGACCAGTTTCCCGGTGGTTTCGCTGGCATTGGCCGAGGCCATCATCAATCGATCCTTGACTCGATGGGCCGCCGGAGAGCCATCTCGGTGGGGAATCGCACTCCCACACGATGACCAGATCGTCGGCACGTGCGGATTCGTCGATTGGTCTCGGGACCATCGGTGGGCAGATCTTGCCTACGACTTGTCGGTGGCCCAATGGGGCCAAGGGCTGATGAAACGAGCAATCACGGCAGCGCTTCGGTGGGCATTTCAGTGCCACCAGATCGACCGCGTGCAAGCCTTCGTTCGGGTGGACAACGAACGATCCGCTCGGCTGCTTGAGCGGTGTGGATTCACCCGAGAGGGATGCCTGAGAGACTATCGGGTTTGTCGTGGGCGACGGTACGATTTCTCCATCTATGGCTTGCTGCGGTCGGATGCAAAGGCAACCGAGTCGCTCGCTCCAGAGATCGGGCACATCATTCCTCCAGGGCGAAACACCTGA
- a CDS encoding Kelch repeat-containing protein, which translates to MKILTASLGLLLMLGVTASAETPALNYPPTPESVSSLGAIASDGYVYVYGGHRGKAHSYSVDTASGNFARLNLVEGKQWEKLPGGPGVQGMNLAAHQGLIYRVGGMQPRNAKGQPSDNHSLADAARYNPQTNAWEALPALPEARSSHDLVVIGNSLVVIGGWKLAGKSEPEWATTGLMMDLSAKKLEWKSFEQPFKRRALTAASLNGKLYVLGGLDMEGEASRQVAIYDPATKQWSEGPAYPGSGMDGFSAAACVLRDRLYLSVASGPVLRLSADGKSWEKIGELANKRFVHRLVPIAPDRLMAVGGASRGANVATVDVVQLPAEPTTPVNTTPAASAGK; encoded by the coding sequence ATGAAGATTCTAACCGCCAGCCTGGGATTGCTCTTGATGCTCGGCGTCACCGCCAGCGCGGAAACCCCGGCGCTCAACTATCCCCCGACGCCAGAATCGGTTTCCAGCCTCGGCGCAATTGCTTCCGATGGCTATGTTTACGTCTACGGCGGGCACCGTGGCAAAGCGCACAGCTACTCGGTGGATACCGCTTCGGGCAATTTCGCTCGGTTAAATTTGGTCGAAGGCAAACAATGGGAAAAACTCCCCGGCGGTCCGGGGGTGCAAGGCATGAATTTGGCCGCCCATCAGGGGCTGATTTACCGCGTTGGCGGCATGCAACCCCGCAATGCCAAGGGGCAACCCAGCGATAACCATTCGCTGGCAGATGCGGCCCGCTATAATCCGCAAACCAATGCCTGGGAAGCCCTTCCGGCACTGCCCGAAGCCCGCTCATCGCATGATCTGGTGGTGATTGGCAATTCGCTGGTGGTGATTGGCGGCTGGAAATTGGCCGGCAAATCCGAACCGGAATGGGCCACCACGGGCCTGATGATGGATCTTTCGGCCAAGAAGTTGGAATGGAAGTCGTTCGAGCAACCGTTCAAACGCCGCGCGTTGACCGCCGCTTCGCTCAACGGCAAATTGTACGTGTTGGGCGGGTTGGACATGGAAGGCGAAGCCTCGCGGCAAGTGGCGATTTACGACCCCGCCACCAAGCAATGGAGCGAAGGCCCGGCCTACCCCGGTAGCGGCATGGACGGCTTCTCCGCCGCCGCCTGCGTGCTGCGCGATCGATTGTATCTGAGCGTCGCCAGCGGCCCGGTGTTGCGATTGTCTGCCGATGGCAAATCGTGGGAGAAGATTGGCGAACTGGCCAACAAGCGATTTGTGCACCGATTGGTTCCGATTGCGCCGGATCGCCTGATGGCCGTCGGTGGGGCATCTCGTGGGGCCAACGTGGCAACGGTGGACGTCGTGCAACTGCCAGCCGAACCGACCACGCCGGTGAACACCACCCCGGCAGCCTCGGCCGGAAAGTAA
- a CDS encoding sugar O-acetyltransferase has product MALSEREKMLAGEGYRGDDPQLVAERLHARRVLADFHAAAPDALAARMAMLAGLFAHCGAGVHLEPPFFCDYGSFISLGDRVYMNSGCILLDCNRITIGPDCMFGPRVQILTATHPIDPDLRRSGIESALPVVIGSNVWIGAGALVLPGVTIGDDVVIGAGTVVTKDVPSRVVVVGNPGRILRQIP; this is encoded by the coding sequence ATGGCACTTAGCGAACGTGAGAAGATGCTGGCGGGCGAAGGGTATCGCGGGGATGATCCGCAACTGGTCGCCGAGCGTCTCCACGCTCGCCGGGTGCTGGCCGATTTCCACGCCGCTGCCCCCGATGCGTTGGCCGCTCGCATGGCGATGTTGGCCGGATTATTCGCGCATTGCGGGGCGGGCGTGCATCTTGAGCCGCCCTTTTTCTGCGATTACGGCAGCTTCATTTCGTTGGGCGACCGGGTCTACATGAACAGCGGCTGCATTCTGCTGGATTGCAACCGCATCACCATCGGCCCGGATTGCATGTTTGGCCCACGGGTGCAAATTCTCACCGCGACTCATCCGATCGACCCCGATTTGCGCCGCAGCGGCATCGAGTCCGCATTGCCCGTTGTGATTGGTTCCAATGTCTGGATTGGCGCGGGAGCGTTGGTGCTGCCCGGTGTGACCATTGGCGACGATGTCGTCATCGGGGCGGGCACGGTCGTGACCAAAGATGTGCCCAGTCGGGTGGTTGTGGTCGGGAATCCGGGTCGGATTTTGCGGCAAATCCCATAA
- a CDS encoding DUF6268 family outer membrane beta-barrel protein, whose translation MVRWWLITGMIGICSLWLGVSRGVAQPSSVRDSFDPAPNPLVTPSPAENPIRLTSNPNGSLTQSPGTPPPGSPLPPAASPPPGSAPPFSSPATPNGPPPLDPPPGETLTQPMWAAPGTPPGGALPPGVMGLPTRFPSKKQYRFSLDYQFLANSTLDGTNSDFGASSLQFTYDWKKPVLEDRSLILGLRPGFEILFLRGPNGNGPIMPSQLYGLTLNLNAMYRINDHSRVIATVTPGLYTDFENITSKALRFPAGVIYSYDWSETLTLSGGLIYTGQTETPFVPALGATWRPTPEWDLELVFPRPRAVYHFSDELDLYGTFRFNASAFEIDTPFGSELFQYRDLRFGAGLDYFTKTQQKINLEMGISFDRSIQFDRQLDYDIKPTFYLNLGGKF comes from the coding sequence ATGGTGCGATGGTGGCTCATAACGGGAATGATCGGCATTTGCAGTTTGTGGCTCGGTGTCAGCCGCGGGGTGGCTCAACCGTCGTCCGTGCGTGATTCGTTTGATCCCGCCCCCAATCCGTTGGTGACACCGTCCCCTGCCGAAAATCCGATTCGTTTGACCTCGAATCCGAATGGCTCGTTGACGCAATCGCCGGGCACGCCCCCGCCGGGGAGTCCGCTGCCGCCCGCCGCCAGTCCACCGCCAGGCAGTGCGCCACCGTTCTCGTCGCCAGCTACGCCCAATGGCCCGCCGCCGTTGGATCCACCGCCCGGCGAAACGCTCACGCAACCGATGTGGGCCGCGCCCGGAACTCCGCCCGGTGGTGCGCTCCCGCCCGGCGTCATGGGGCTTCCCACGCGATTCCCCAGCAAGAAACAATATCGCTTCAGCCTGGATTATCAGTTCCTGGCCAATAGCACGCTGGATGGCACCAATAGCGATTTCGGAGCCAGCAGCCTGCAGTTCACCTACGATTGGAAGAAGCCAGTCCTGGAAGATCGCTCGCTGATTTTGGGCCTGCGACCAGGATTCGAGATTCTCTTTCTGCGCGGCCCCAACGGCAACGGGCCAATCATGCCATCGCAACTGTATGGCCTGACGCTCAATCTGAATGCCATGTATCGCATCAACGATCATTCTCGAGTCATCGCGACAGTCACACCCGGTTTGTACACCGATTTCGAGAATATCACCTCCAAGGCGTTGCGATTTCCGGCGGGGGTGATTTACAGCTACGATTGGAGCGAAACGCTGACGCTTTCCGGCGGGTTGATCTACACTGGGCAAACCGAGACGCCGTTCGTCCCCGCGCTGGGTGCCACCTGGCGACCGACTCCGGAGTGGGACTTGGAATTGGTCTTCCCCCGGCCGCGCGCAGTCTACCACTTCAGCGACGAATTGGACCTGTACGGCACCTTCCGCTTCAACGCGAGCGCGTTTGAAATCGACACACCCTTTGGCAGCGAATTGTTCCAATACCGCGATCTTCGCTTTGGTGCCGGCTTGGATTACTTCACCAAGACGCAGCAGAAGATCAACCTGGAAATGGGCATCTCCTTCGACCGCTCGATTCAGTTCGATCGCCAATTGGATTATGACATCAAACCGACCTTCTACCTAAACCTCGGCGGAAAATTCTAA